One genomic segment of Brevibacillus laterosporus LMG 15441 includes these proteins:
- a CDS encoding WG repeat-containing protein produces MMWEESDVLEAARQYLPDDAEVLPMIKPQHSSYVRTIDTGKKGNPSVAVAYRWSGGISLVMLKRDCAGWQAVFEDTAHPLYWYYLAEAQLQENLPAKAIESIGAGIRVKSSAIYAPKWNELIKTIRIQITQKLVALYPASMSTREGVKWGYINERGQFLIIPQFVYALPFEKNGLAVVTVANGTGLINEQAQYIVKPIYNSISSFTEGRATVIDDKGFWVIDDKGTVLSDKPHSFIGTYQDGRAVFADSNEQGYRYGYLNLEGKVVIPNKYEEANDFIDGKAVVKIKENQYALLGRNGEVLHTYPYHTVGPLSDGLMAVQHKEKEPFGYMDEQGKVIIEPKFTSAQAFKGGRAVVNTSVDDFVLTLGLIDKTGAFKIKPEYSDIEMLGEDRVAVGILKDSKAPYMGSTYAIADKDGRFFTEFVFNKVEKYQDGIASATNEQSTFFIDRFGEIMKNLPILKGNGTLSKIGNVIRADVNQRVSYYQPNGTLIYAQNTVIPLTKQYRVKEEMYHPNKDYLVYYPQIEGMATSTIQEQVNKRLKDLSQVKPIDPNVQLDYNYFGDFSVDFFNNQLVQLKLQGYNYPFGAAHGMPTQIYTPIDLVTGQFYKLQDLFKPSSDYVKILSYIIGQMIKTDPQYSYVFPNAFKGIAPDQPFYVHEDALYIYFPPYEIAPYAAGFPTFRIPFKEIMPIINTQGAFWKAFH; encoded by the coding sequence ATGATGTGGGAGGAATCGGATGTTTTAGAGGCGGCACGGCAATATTTGCCGGATGATGCGGAGGTTTTGCCAATGATAAAGCCTCAACATTCATCTTATGTTCGTACAATTGACACGGGCAAAAAAGGCAATCCAAGCGTTGCTGTTGCGTATAGATGGTCTGGGGGAATTTCACTGGTGATGCTCAAGCGAGACTGTGCTGGTTGGCAGGCAGTTTTTGAAGATACGGCTCATCCGCTCTATTGGTACTATCTGGCTGAAGCTCAATTGCAGGAAAATTTACCCGCTAAGGCTATTGAATCTATAGGAGCAGGTATCCGAGTCAAATCATCAGCTATCTATGCACCAAAATGGAATGAGTTAATTAAAACGATTCGTATACAAATAACACAAAAGTTAGTTGCTCTCTATCCGGCATCCATGAGTACGAGGGAAGGAGTGAAATGGGGCTACATTAATGAGCGCGGACAGTTTCTAATCATCCCCCAATTTGTATACGCCCTTCCCTTTGAAAAGAACGGGCTTGCTGTTGTAACGGTCGCAAATGGTACCGGATTAATCAATGAACAAGCTCAGTACATTGTAAAGCCTATTTACAATTCAATTAGCTCGTTTACGGAAGGTCGGGCAACTGTAATCGATGACAAGGGCTTTTGGGTGATAGATGACAAGGGAACAGTGTTGAGCGATAAACCCCACTCTTTTATTGGAACGTACCAAGATGGAAGGGCAGTATTTGCTGATTCAAATGAGCAGGGGTATCGATACGGCTATCTTAATTTGGAAGGGAAGGTTGTGATACCTAATAAATATGAAGAAGCCAATGATTTCATTGACGGGAAGGCAGTTGTCAAAATCAAAGAGAATCAATATGCGCTTTTAGGCCGTAATGGGGAGGTATTACATACGTATCCTTACCATACTGTAGGGCCGTTGAGCGATGGATTAATGGCTGTTCAACATAAAGAAAAAGAGCCGTTTGGCTATATGGATGAACAAGGAAAAGTAATCATCGAGCCGAAATTTACTTCAGCACAGGCATTCAAAGGAGGTCGTGCTGTAGTTAATACATCGGTGGATGATTTCGTGCTTACATTGGGGCTGATTGATAAAACAGGAGCATTCAAAATTAAGCCGGAGTACAGTGATATTGAGATGCTAGGGGAAGACCGGGTAGCAGTAGGCATTCTAAAGGACAGCAAAGCACCATACATGGGTTCTACATATGCAATTGCTGATAAGGATGGGCGTTTTTTTACAGAATTCGTGTTTAATAAAGTAGAGAAATATCAGGATGGGATAGCCTCAGCGACTAATGAACAGTCTACCTTCTTTATCGATCGTTTTGGAGAGATCATGAAGAATCTCCCCATTCTTAAAGGGAATGGAACGCTTAGTAAGATAGGAAACGTAATTAGGGCTGATGTGAACCAGCGAGTAAGCTATTATCAACCAAATGGCACATTGATTTACGCACAAAATACGGTTATTCCACTTACCAAGCAATACCGGGTCAAAGAGGAGATGTACCATCCTAACAAGGATTATCTCGTCTACTATCCGCAAATAGAAGGAATGGCTACCAGCACGATTCAGGAACAAGTAAACAAGCGTTTAAAAGATTTATCTCAAGTCAAGCCGATCGATCCGAATGTCCAGTTAGATTATAATTATTTCGGTGACTTCTCTGTTGATTTCTTCAATAATCAGCTTGTGCAATTAAAGCTACAGGGTTATAACTATCCGTTTGGAGCTGCACATGGAATGCCTACACAGATATATACTCCAATTGATTTGGTGACGGGGCAATTCTATAAGCTACAGGATTTATTCAAACCTAGTAGTGACTATGTAAAGATTTTAAGTTACATTATCGGCCAAATGATCAAGACAGACCCACAATACTCCTATGTTTTTCCTAATGCCTTCAAAGGAATCGCGCCGGACCAGCCCTTTTATGTGCATGAGGACGCTTTGTATATTTATTTTCCTCCCTATGAAATCGCACCTTATGCTGCAGGCTTTCCTACTTTTCGGATTCCATTTAAAGAGATTATGCCTATTATTAATACACAGGGAGCGTTTTGGAAGGCATTCCATTAA
- a CDS encoding alpha/beta hydrolase — protein MNKRRLIITCGSIVAFFFIAIIAASSYFYQISISRDGQVTLYSGEQEAATTPVDAEVERDKISVEEWYKNQEKGSLEQTSFDGLKLKATYIPSDQPSDKAVILAHGYRRKGEDMKSYAKFYHDLGFQVLMPDARGHGNSEGDYVGYGWHDRKDYLGWIKMLTKQAKVEHIFLHGVSMGGATVLMTSGEELPPEVKGIIEDSGFTSMTEELAYQLKHLYQLPTFPLMQTTSWTTKLRAGYSFAEVSPIEQVKKNTRPLFIIHGDQDKLVPTEMAYRIFDAAQGEKQIWIVPGAGHTKSFTVAKEEYQKRIKNFIEQAL, from the coding sequence ATGAACAAACGACGACTCATTATTACTTGTGGCTCAATCGTAGCTTTCTTTTTTATTGCGATCATTGCCGCCAGTAGCTATTTTTATCAGATCAGCATCAGTCGTGATGGTCAGGTCACGCTGTATTCTGGTGAGCAGGAGGCTGCTACTACCCCTGTAGATGCAGAAGTGGAACGGGATAAAATCAGTGTAGAGGAATGGTACAAAAATCAGGAAAAGGGCAGTTTAGAGCAAACGTCCTTTGACGGATTAAAGCTAAAAGCCACTTACATACCAAGTGATCAACCTAGCGACAAGGCAGTTATTTTAGCTCATGGCTATCGCCGTAAAGGGGAAGACATGAAAAGCTACGCAAAATTCTATCATGACTTAGGCTTTCAAGTGCTAATGCCGGATGCCCGTGGCCATGGGAATAGTGAAGGCGACTATGTCGGATACGGCTGGCATGATCGTAAGGACTATCTAGGGTGGATTAAAATGCTAACGAAACAGGCAAAAGTAGAGCATATCTTCTTACATGGAGTCTCAATGGGTGGAGCAACAGTCTTAATGACTAGCGGCGAGGAGCTGCCACCTGAGGTGAAAGGGATTATTGAGGATAGTGGATTCACATCTATGACCGAGGAATTGGCTTATCAGTTGAAGCATTTATATCAGTTGCCGACTTTCCCACTTATGCAAACAACGAGTTGGACGACTAAGCTACGGGCAGGTTATTCGTTTGCAGAAGTTTCTCCTATTGAACAAGTGAAGAAGAATACTCGACCGTTATTTATCATCCACGGCGATCAGGATAAGCTGGTGCCAACAGAGATGGCTTATCGAATCTTTGACGCAGCACAAGGAGAAAAACAGATCTGGATAGTGCCTGGAGCAGGACACACGAAATCATTTACCGTAGCAAAAGAAGAGTATCAAAAGCGTATAAAGAATTTTATTGAACAGGCACTTTAG
- a CDS encoding iron-hydroxamate ABC transporter substrate-binding protein produces the protein MKEKLLILMCILTIFVLSACGQSTPQSNTESTKGQTVEQSADKKEPRIASMSIHLTNNLLALGITPVGSVIGGDLKSFLPHVADRLKDTKPLGVVADPDMEALLALKPDVIYVDQQYAGKDLSKYEKIAKTHSFNLDDGTWRDTLKKVGKLVNKEQQAEAFIKDYEAQAERVKKLVQSKIGDGTVMGIRVTGKELRVFSTRRPMGPLLYEDLGLKPAKGVEKLNKKKAFEVISQEVLPDFDADAIFVIVNNRGGADKMFEQLQSNPIWKDLKAVKANHVYMIPEQPWLDYSALGAKMALDHAEKIFSK, from the coding sequence ATGAAAGAGAAACTACTGATTCTAATGTGCATCCTCACTATTTTTGTATTGTCTGCTTGTGGACAAAGCACGCCACAGTCAAATACAGAGTCGACAAAAGGGCAAACAGTCGAGCAATCGGCAGATAAGAAAGAGCCCCGTATTGCCTCCATGTCCATCCATTTGACAAATAACCTGCTTGCATTAGGCATTACGCCAGTTGGTTCTGTAATTGGTGGTGATTTAAAATCCTTCCTGCCTCACGTAGCTGATCGTCTGAAGGATACGAAACCATTAGGAGTAGTAGCAGACCCTGATATGGAAGCTCTATTAGCATTAAAACCAGATGTAATTTATGTAGATCAACAATATGCCGGAAAAGATTTATCTAAGTATGAAAAAATTGCAAAAACACATTCATTTAACCTAGATGATGGTACATGGCGAGATACGTTGAAAAAAGTAGGAAAGCTTGTAAACAAAGAGCAGCAGGCGGAAGCCTTTATTAAGGATTACGAAGCACAGGCAGAGCGTGTGAAAAAGCTTGTACAGAGCAAAATCGGTGATGGAACCGTGATGGGAATACGTGTAACGGGGAAAGAGCTACGCGTATTTAGCACAAGAAGACCAATGGGACCCCTTTTATATGAGGATTTAGGCTTGAAGCCTGCGAAGGGTGTAGAGAAGCTAAATAAAAAGAAAGCTTTTGAAGTGATTTCACAAGAGGTCCTTCCTGATTTTGATGCAGATGCCATCTTTGTTATTGTGAACAATAGAGGTGGGGCCGACAAGATGTTTGAGCAATTACAGAGCAATCCGATCTGGAAAGATTTAAAGGCCGTGAAAGCAAATCACGTCTACATGATTCCAGAACAACCGTGGCTAGATTACTCAGCACTTGGGGCAAAAATGGCATTGGATCATGCTGAAAAAATCTTTAGTAAATAG